A section of the Triplophysa dalaica isolate WHDGS20190420 chromosome 8, ASM1584641v1, whole genome shotgun sequence genome encodes:
- the faima gene encoding fas apoptotic inhibitory molecule a isoform X2 encodes MSGDLVAVWEVALSDGVHRIEFEHGTTTGKRVINIDGKEAIRRDWMFKLVGKETFYVGGTNTKATINIEAVSGFAYEYTLEINGKSLKKYMENRSKVTSTWLLNLDGIDCRVVLEKDTMDIWCNGQKMETAGEFVEDGTETHFTVGDHDCCIKAVSSGLVTQDCSSSHQVS; translated from the exons ATGTCAGGAGATCTTGTTGCTGTGTGGGAAGTGGCTTTGAGTGATGGTGTGCACAGGATTGAATTTGAACATGGCACAACAACAGGAAAAAGAGTTATTAACATCGATGGAAAG GAAGCTATAAGAAGAGATTGGATGTTCAAACTGGTTGGAAAGGAGACGTTTTACGTGGGTGGAACCAACACAAAAGCCACTATTAACATTGAAGCAGTGAGTGGATTTGCATACGAGTACACTCTTGAGATTAATGGAAAGAGCCTGAAGAAATATATGGAAAATCGCTCCAAGGTCACCAGCACATGGCTTCTCAACCTGGATGGCATCGACTGCAGAGTTGTTCTGG AGAAGGACACCATGGATATATGGTGCAATGGACAGAAAATGGAAACAGCT GGAGAGTTTGTTGAAGATGGCACGGAGACACACTTCACCGTGGGCGACCATGACTGCTGCATTAAAGCCGTGAGCAGCG GTCTTGTGACACAGGATTGCTCGTCGTCCCATCAAGTTTCATGA
- the faima gene encoding fas apoptotic inhibitory molecule a isoform X1: protein MSGDLVAVWEVALSDGVHRIEFEHGTTTGKRVINIDGKEAIRRDWMFKLVGKETFYVGGTNTKATINIEAVSGFAYEYTLEINGKSLKKYMENRSKVTSTWLLNLDGIDCRVVLEKDTMDIWCNGQKMETAGEFVEDGTETHFTVGDHDCCIKAVSSGKRRDGIIHMMLVDGMEVSESAE from the exons ATGTCAGGAGATCTTGTTGCTGTGTGGGAAGTGGCTTTGAGTGATGGTGTGCACAGGATTGAATTTGAACATGGCACAACAACAGGAAAAAGAGTTATTAACATCGATGGAAAG GAAGCTATAAGAAGAGATTGGATGTTCAAACTGGTTGGAAAGGAGACGTTTTACGTGGGTGGAACCAACACAAAAGCCACTATTAACATTGAAGCAGTGAGTGGATTTGCATACGAGTACACTCTTGAGATTAATGGAAAGAGCCTGAAGAAATATATGGAAAATCGCTCCAAGGTCACCAGCACATGGCTTCTCAACCTGGATGGCATCGACTGCAGAGTTGTTCTGG AGAAGGACACCATGGATATATGGTGCAATGGACAGAAAATGGAAACAGCT GGAGAGTTTGTTGAAGATGGCACGGAGACACACTTCACCGTGGGCGACCATGACTGCTGCATTAAAGCCGTGAGCAGCGGTAAGAGACGAGACGGCATTATTCACATGATGCTGGTGGATGGCATGGAGGTTTCAGAGTCTGCCGAATAA
- the ndufa10 gene encoding NADH dehydrogenase [ubiquinone] 1 alpha subcomplex subunit 10, mitochondrial, producing MALRLFRLVVPSGAAALKAGSPVPTAQIHSSAVNNLQYGWWAYALGERSTSRFKENSKIISVDGNLASGKGALAQKLADKLGMLYMPEPDTHYVDKMTKEKVPLDKAFNGNCTLEKFYLEPKASDGNSYRLQCWMYLMRLLQYSDAIEHLLSTGQGVVLERSPFSDMVFMEAMFKEGFIRKQCVEHYNEVKSVSLCEFLPPHLVIYVDSPAEEVQKNLKATGKSYLQNVPLSYLKSIETAYKKTFLPKIREEAEVLAYDTTQVQDIERIAEDIDYLKFEKGPWLEQDDVTLHYMRMLVEDKQRVANMTCVLRYLPEITIGAHEFDATYFAYKSLPGKKYAEGYNEDVGDKSIWLK from the exons ATGGCGTTGCGATTATTTCGGCTGGTTGTGCCCAGTGGTGCAGCAGCTTTGAAAGCAGGATCTCCTGTGCCGACG GCTCAAATTCACTCATCTGCTGTAAATAATCTGCAATATGGATGGTGGGCCTATGCTTTGGGTGAGAGGTCAACATCCCGCTTCAAAGAAAACAGCAAGATCATTTCTGTTGATGGCAACTTGGCATCAGGCAAAGGAGCACTTGCACAAAAGTTGGCTGATAAACTAG GGATGCTGTACATGCCAGAGCCAGACACACACTATGTGGACAAAATGACAAAGGAGAAAGTTCCTCTGGATAAAGCCTTTAATGGAAATTGCACTCTGGAGAAGTTCTACTTGGAGCCCAAAGCTAGTGATGGAAACTCTTATCGTCTACAGTGTTGGATGTACCTTATGAGACTTCTGCAGTACTCTGATGCTATTGAACACCTGCTGTCCACAG gacaGGGTGTTGTCCTGGAACGATCTCCATTTAGTGATATGGTATTTATGGAGGCCATGTTCAAAGAGGGCTTCATTCGCAAGCAGT GTGTAGAACACTATAATGAGGTTAAAAGTGTCAGTCTCTGTGAGTTTCTGCCCCCTCATCTGGTCATCTATGTGGACTCCCCTGCTGAAGAAGTTCAGAAGAATCTCAAGGCAACAGGAAAG TCATACCTCCAGAATGTTCCTTTAAGCTACCTGAAGAGCATTGAGACGGCATACAAAAAGACCTTTCTTCCAAAAATCAG GGAAGAGGCAGAGGTTCTTGCTTATGACACAACTCAAGTCCAGGATATTGAAAGG ATTGCAGAGGATATTGACTATCTCAAGTTTGAGAAGGGCCCGTGGCTGGAGCAGGATGATGTCACATTGCACTATATGCGAATGCT GGTGGAAGACAAGCAAAGGGTGGCCAACATGACCTGTGTCCTTAGATATCTCCCAGAAATCACGATCGGTGCTCATGAGTTTGATGCAACCTACTTTGCTTACAAATCG CTCCCTGGAAAGAAATACGCCGAAGGTTATAATGAAGACGTCGGGGACAAAAGCATCTGGCTCAAGTGA